From Drosophila yakuba strain Tai18E2 chromosome 2L, Prin_Dyak_Tai18E2_2.1, whole genome shotgun sequence, one genomic window encodes:
- the LOC6528040 gene encoding U6 snRNA-associated Sm-like protein LSm4, whose protein sequence is MLPLSLLKTAQSHPMLVELKNGETYNGHLVSCDSWMNINLRDVICTSKDGDRFWRMPECYIRGSTIKYLRIPDEVIDMVKEDAQAKSRNRTEMNKNRGGNASQNQRGGRPGGGNRNNVGNRPGQGYGGPANNAMRLGGAAGQGNRLPHAAKNRK, encoded by the exons ATG CTGCCACTATCACTTTTAAAAACAGCACAGAGCCATCCCATG TTGGTGGAGCTGAAAAATGGTGAAACATACAATGGTCATTTGGTCAGTTGCGACTCATGGATGAATATTAATCTGCGCGATGTTATTTGCACTTCAAAG GATGGCGATCGGTTTTGGCGCATGCCCGAATGTTATATTCGAGGGAGCACCATTAAATATCTGCGAATTCCTGACGAAGTAATCGACATGGTCAAGGAGGATGCGCAGGCCAAGTCGAGGAATCGCACAGAGATGAACAAAAACCGCGGAGGCAACGCGTCGCAGAATCAGCGCGGCGGACGCCCTGGTGGTGGCAACCGAAACAATGTCGGCAATCGTCCCGGCCAAGGATATGGAGGTCCTGCCAACAACGCGATGCGCCTGggaggagctgctggccaagGGAATCGCCTGCCCCACGCCGCCAAAAATAGGAAATAG
- the LOC6528041 gene encoding uncharacterized protein LOC6528041 isoform X2, protein MSSSFRYNLLRSVKPYTPFTPQLTKSMLRVLIQVSVHYIESKKSSSEVLSLALNKLTNGGHKIPPNFCELFTMIFLMMQIFLRYPKGVVKHHELRKCLMDDLNLTEEYVDDICKVLLNHRDILSKNFSETKMNRVKMSKLQWRINISLSLN, encoded by the exons ATGTCGTCTTCGTTTAGATATAATCTGTTAAGGAGTGTCAAGCCATACACTCCATTCACTCCGCAACTGACTAAGTCCATGTTGCGAGTCCTTATTCAAGTGTCTGTGCACTATATCGAATCAAAAAAGTCCTCTTCGGAAGTCCTTTCCCTAGCACTAAACAAACTGACAAATGGAGGACATAAAATTCCTCCAAACTTTTGTGAACTTTTCACGATGATTTTCTTGATGATGCAAATCTTTTTAAGATATCCCAAGGGAGTGGTAAAACATCATGAGCTGCGAAAATGTTTAATGGACGATTTAAA TTTAACCGAAGAATATGTTGATGATATTTGCAAGGTTTTGCTAAACCATCGAGACATATTGAGCAAGAACTTTTCAGAAACTAAAATGAACCGTGTCAAAATGTCAAAGTTGCAATGGAGAATTAACATTTCTCTATCGTTAAA CTAA
- the LOC6528041 gene encoding COMM domain-containing protein 5 isoform X1 produces MSSSFRYNLLRSVKPYTPFTPQLTKSMLRVLIQVSVHYIESKKSSSEVLSLALNKLTNGGHKIPPNFCELFTMIFLMMQIFLRYPKGVVKHHELRKCLMDDLNLTEEYVDDICKVLLNHRDILSKNFSETKMNRVKMSKLQWRINISLSLNTVQIDKPTIVLHFKLQNKEYRTLELPLSMFQQVRYNIALLLNELQSLQGRLALK; encoded by the exons ATGTCGTCTTCGTTTAGATATAATCTGTTAAGGAGTGTCAAGCCATACACTCCATTCACTCCGCAACTGACTAAGTCCATGTTGCGAGTCCTTATTCAAGTGTCTGTGCACTATATCGAATCAAAAAAGTCCTCTTCGGAAGTCCTTTCCCTAGCACTAAACAAACTGACAAATGGAGGACATAAAATTCCTCCAAACTTTTGTGAACTTTTCACGATGATTTTCTTGATGATGCAAATCTTTTTAAGATATCCCAAGGGAGTGGTAAAACATCATGAGCTGCGAAAATGTTTAATGGACGATTTAAA TTTAACCGAAGAATATGTTGATGATATTTGCAAGGTTTTGCTAAACCATCGAGACATATTGAGCAAGAACTTTTCAGAAACTAAAATGAACCGTGTCAAAATGTCAAAGTTGCAATGGAGAATTAACATTTCTCTATCGTTAAA TACCGTGCAAATTGATAAGCCTACAATAGTACTCCACTTCAAACTCCAAAATAAGGAATATCGAACTCTAGAATTGCCACTGTCTATGTTTCAACAAGTCCGCTATAATATTGCGCTTTTACTAAATGAATTGCAGTCATTGCAAGGCCGGTTggctttaaaataa